The nucleotide sequence GGTCGGGCCCCAGGACGGCGGTCAGCTCGCGGACCAGCAGCTCCCGCAGCTCGGCGCCGGAGGCGGTCGCCAGGACCATCGTCTGGGTGCGCAGCCGGTCGACGATCTCGGTGGTGGCCGCCACCCCGACGTCGGCGGCCAGCAGGGTCTCCTCGATCTCCTCCCAGTCGTCCTCGGTGAGCTTCTCCCGGGCGAGGACGGTGAGCAGCCCTCGCCCGAGCGAGGACTGCGACCGGGCCAGCCGCGAGCGGAGGCGGATCAGCCGGCCGGCCGAGGGCGGCGGCGTCTCGAACACCAGCCCCGGCTCGGGCTCGGCCGGGGGCAGCTCGACCGGCGCCTCGGTCTCCGGCGGGAGCCCCAGCCCCGACGCGGTGGCGCCCGTGGGGCGCGGCTCCTCGACGGGCGCGGGCGGCCGCGGGCGGGTGAGGGTCGTGCCTGCGGTGGCGTCGTCGTCGAGCCGGAAGGTCCGCCGGCCGCGCCCCACCAGCAGGCCCACTCCGAGGATCACCGCGACCACCAGGATCGCGATCGCGATCAGCACGAATTCCATGACCCGAGTCTCCCAGCACTCCTCCGGGAAGCTCCGCGGGGACACCGTTCCCCTCCGGCCCCGGCGTAGGACAGGCTGTGCCCATGCCGCACCCCAGCTCCAGCGACCCCGCCCTCGTGCTGGGCCCGCTCCTGCGGCACGTCGACCCCGTCTCCGCCACCGTCTGGGTGGAGACCGACCGGCCGTGCGAGGTCGACGTGCTGGGCCGGCGCGCCCGGACGTTCACCGTGGGCGGCCACCACTACGCGCTGGTCCTGGTGGAGGACCTCGCCCCGGGGAGCACCACGCCGTACGAGGTGCGCCTCGACGGCACGCGGGTGTGGCCGCCGCGGGACTCGGAGTTCCCGCCCAGCCGGATCCGCACGCCCGGCCGGCCCGGCCCCTTCCGGCTGGCATTCGGATCGTGCCGGTACGCCAGCCCGCAGACCGTCGAGGACTCCGAGGGCATCCCGCCGGACGCACTGGACCTCTACGCCAAGCGGCTGGTGGCGCAGCCAGAGGACCGCTGGCCCGACGCGCTGGTCCTCCTGGGCGACCAGGTGTACGCCGACGAGCTGACCGAGCACACCCGCGGGTGGCTGTCCCGCCGCCGGAGCGGAGCCGCGGAGGAGACGGCCCCGGCCGCCCAGGTCGCCGACTTCGAGGAGTACACCCAGCTCTACGTCGAGTCCTGGCAGGACCCCCAGGTCCGGTGGCTGCTCTCGACCGTCCCGTCCTCGATGATCTTCGACGACCACGAGATGATCGACGACTGGAACAGCTCGGCCGCCTGGCGCGAGAAGATCATCCGCAACGACTGGTGGACCGGCCGGATCTGCGGCGGCCTGGTCAGCTACTGGGTCTACCAGCACCTGGGCAACCTCAGCCCCCAGGAACTGGCCGACAACAAGATCTGGCGGGCGATCCAGGACCTCTCGGACGCCTCCCCGTCGGGCCCCGTGGACGCCGAACCGCTCCTGCGCGAGATGGCCGCGCGGGCCGACGAGGACCCGGCCAGCGTGCGCTGGAGCTACGTGCGGCACTGGGGGGACGTCCGGCTGGTCATGATCGACAGCCGGGCCGGCCGGGTGCTGGAGGAGACCGGCCGCCGGATGCTCGACGACGCGGAGTTCGAGTGGGTCGAGGCCGCGATGCGGCGGGCCGCCGACGAGGAGGTGCAGCACCTCGTCCTCGGCACCTCGCTGCCGTGGCTGCTCCCCCACGCCGTCGACTCGCTGGAGCGGTGGAACGCGACGCTGAACCTGACGCACCACGGCCGGTGGCGCGGACGCCTGGCCGAGGCGCTCCGGCAGATGGCCGATCTCGAGCACTGGGCGGCCTTCGGGCACTCCTTCGACCGGCTCGGCCGCGCGATCACCGGCGTCGCCCGTGGCGAGCACGGCCGGGCACCGGCGACCACGCTGGTGATCTCCGGCGACGTCCACCACGCCTACTCCGCCCAGGTGGTCGAGCCGGGCGACCTGCAGGGGCGGGTGCACCAGCTCACCGTGTCGCCGCTGCACAACCAGGCGCCGCACCCGATCAAGGTCGCCTTCCGGATCGGGTGGAGCCAGCGGGCCCGGCGGCTCTCCGAGCGGCTGGCCCGCCTGGTCGGCGCCGCACCGCGGAGCATCGAGTGGGAGAAGCAGGTCGGCCCCTACTTCGGCAACCAGATCGGTGAGCTGGTCCTGACCGGGCGGGAGGCGCGCTTCGTGCTGTCGGTGAGCGAGCGGGGATCGCAGGAGCTGACCGAGGTCGTGGACATGCCGCTGTCGGACGCCTGAGAGGGTGGAGCGGTGACGAAGCCGGCCCCCGGTCCCGACCAGCCGCCCATCCCGGTGCGGCTGGTCACCTTCAACACCCACCACGGTGTGGGCGACGACGCGCGGCACGACCTCCCCCGGCTGGCCACCCTGCTGGCGTCGGTGGACGCCGACGTCATCTGCCTGCAGGAGGTGGACCGCTACTTCGGCGAGCGGAGCGAGGACGTCGACCAGGCGCTGCTGCTCTCCCGCGCGCTGGACATGCAGCTGGCCTGGGGGCCGGCCATCGACGAGCCCCGCCCCGGCGACGAGCCGCGGCGCCAGTACGGCAACGCGCTGCTGTCGCGGCTGCCCATCCTGATCAGCGACGTCCACCGGCTGCCCGGCAGCGGGGAGCCGCGCAGCGCGCTCCGCACCATGATCGAGCTCGACGGCGGGGCGCTGTGGATCACCGCCACCCACCTGACCACCCGGTCGGCGGAGGTGCGCGGGACGCAGGTGGCGGCGCTGGCCGATCTGCACACCGAGCCGATGGACACCGGCGTCCTGGTCGGCGACTTCAACACCGGGCCCGACGCCCCCGAGCTCGACGTCCTGCGGCAGCGGTTCACCGACGCCTGGCGGCTGGCGCGGGCCCGGGACGACCAGGCGGGCTGGAAGTTCTGGCAGAAGGACGAAGGGCTGACCCACCCGGCCCACTCACCGAGCAAGCGGATCGACCACGTCTGGGTGTCCGCCGGGGTCGCCGTCGCCGGCGCATACGTGCTCGACGCCGAGGGTGCGTCGGACCACCTCCCGGTCGTCGTCGACCTCGAGGTCCGCAGCGGCGTCTGAGGCATAGGAAGCCATGCCTGCGGTTCCCGCCCCGAATGCGTAGGCATGGCTTCCTATGCCTACGCGCGGGGATCAGGCGGGTTCCGCCTCGCGGAGCCGCTGGCTGATCACCCCGGTGATGCCGTCGCCCCGCATGCTCACGCCGTAGAGGGCGTCGGCGATCTCCATCGTCCGCTTCTGGTGGGTGATGATGATCAGCTGCGACGTCGACCGCAGCTGCTCGACCAGGACGAGCAGCCGGCCGAGGTTGACGTCGTCGAGCGCGGCCTCGACCTCGTCGAGCACGTAGAACGGCGAGGGCCGGGCGCGGAAGATCGCCACCAGCAGCGCGACCGCCGTCAGCGACCGCTCGCCGCCGGAGAGGAGCGAGAGCCGCTTCACCTTCTTGCCCGGAGGGCGGGCCTCGACCTCGATGCCGGTCGTGAGCATGCTGTCGGGCTCGGTGAGCACCAGCCGTCCGGAGCCACCGGGGAAGAGCGTCGCGAACACCTGCTCGAACTCGCGGGCGACGTCGGCGAAGGCCGCGGCGAAGACGTCGTGGATGCGGTTGTCGACCTCACGGACGACGGTCAGCAGGTCCTTGCGGGTGCTCTTGAGGTCCTCCAGCTGGGTGGCGAGGAAGGTGTGCCGCTCCTCCAGCGCCGCGAACTCCTCCAGCGCCAGCGGGTTGACCTTGCCCAGGGTGGCGAGGTCGCGCTCGGCACGGGCGACCCGGCGCTCCTGCACCGCCCGGTCGTAGGGCCGGGCGTCGGGGGCGGGCTGCCCGGCCGCCTCGGCCTCGGCGACCAGCTGGGGTGACGGCGGCACCGGCGTCGCGGGCCCGTACTCGGCGAGCAGGGTCGGCAGGTCGACGCCGTACTCCTCGGCGGCCCGGTTCTCCAGCGACTCGATGCGGTAGCGCTGCTCGGTGCGCGCCACCTCGTCGCGGTGCACCTCGTCGGTGAGCCGGTCGAGCTCGGCGGTGGCCGCGCGCACCCGGCCGCGCACCTCCAGCAGCTCCGCCTCGTACGTGCTCCGGGACGACGCGAGGGCGTCCCGCTCGGCGGCGGCGCGGGCCAGCGACGCACCCAGCGCGGTCAGCGCGGACTCGGCGTCCCGGCGCACGGCGGCGGCCACGGCCGCGCCGCGTTCCCGTGCGACCCGCGCCGCGGCGGCCCGCTCCCGGGCCGCCCGCTCCTGCCGGGCCTGCCGGCGCAGCGACTCCGCCCGCCCCTGCAGGGCCCGCGCCCGCTCCTCCGCGGTGCGGACGGCGAGGCGCGCCTCCGTCTCGGCCCGCCGGGCCGTGGCGACCTCGGCGCGCAGCCGGTCCCGGTCCTCGGTGGGCGGCTCGTCGGCCACCGGCGCCGCCTGCGCCCCGGCCAGCCGCGCCTCCAGCGTCGCCAAGGCGGCGCCCGCCCGCTCCAGCGACTCCTCGGCGCGCACGCGGGCGGCCGCGTGGCGGTCGGCCTCCGCGGACGCCGAACGGGCGGCGGCGCCCAGCTCGGCCAACGCGGTCGCCTCGGCCGAGCGGGTGCGGTCGGCGGCCTGCCGGGCGGCGAGCGCCGCCTCGACGTCGGCGGAGCGGGCCTGCGCGGTACGGCGGGCCTCGGCCAGCTCGTCGGCGAGCCGCGCCGCGGCGGCGCTGGCGGTGGCGAGCTCGGCCTCGGCCTCGTCGACGCGGGCCCGGACCTCCAGGTTCGACGGCGCATCGGTCTGCCCGCCGAGCGCCCAGTCGGCGCCGAGCAGGTCGCCGGTCGCGGTGACCGCCCGCACGCGGGGGTGGGTGCGCACCAGGGTGACGGCGGCGGCGAGGTCGGGGACGAGCGCGACCCGCTCGAGGGCCCGGGCCAGCGCGGGGCGCAGCGGCTCGGGCGCCCGCACCGCGTCCAGCGCCCAGCGGATGCCCTCGGGCAGCTCCGGCCAGCCGTCACGGGGCACGGGGGGCAGTCCGCCGGTGACCAGGAGGCCGGCCCGCCCACCGCCGGTGCTGGTCAGGTGGGTCAGCGCGGCGGCGGCCTCGGCGACCCCGGAGACGACGACGGCGTCGGCCATGCCCCCGAGCGCGGCGGCGACCGCCACCTCGTCGCCCGGCGCCACGGTCAGCTGCTCGGTCAGCGGGCCGAGCACGCCGGCGAGGTCGGCGCCGAGCACGGCGGCGGCGCCGTCGGCCGGGGCGAGCCCCATCGCGAGGGCGTCCCGGCGGGCCTGCCAGGAGGCGCGGTCGCGCTCGGCGGCGCGCTCGGCCTCGGCCAGCTCGGTGACCCGGCGGGCCGCGGCGGCGTGCAGGGCGACGGCGTCCTCGTGCGCGGCGACGAGGGCGACGTCGGTGTCCTCCTGCTCGGTGACCCGGCCGCGGCGGTCGGCCAGCCGCTCGGCGGCGACCTCGGCGCGGTCGGCGGCCTCGGCGGCGGCGAGCGTCAGCCGGTCGATCTCGGCCTGACCGGCCCCGACCCGGGACCGCGCCGCGGCGACCTCGCCCGACAGCCGGGCCAGGCTCTCGCGCCGGTCGGCGAGCGCGCGGGCCGCGGCGACCCACGCCGTCTCCGCGTCGGCGAGCGACCGCTCCAGCTCCGCGCGGCCGGCCACGACCCTGCCGAGCCGCTCCCGCTCGGCAGCCAGACCGGCGGCGAGCTCGGCCTCGGTCGCGGCGACCCTGTCGGCCTCGGCCTCCAGCTGGTCGGGATCACGCCCGGCCGCGGCGGCCGGCGCGGCCGCGGACAGGTGCCGGTGCCGCTCGGCGGCCAGCTGCGCCACGCTGCGGAAGCGCTCGCCGAGCGCGGAGAGCCGGTACCAGGTGTCGGAGGCGACCTGCAGCTGCGGGGCCGTCTCCGCCAGCGTGCTCTCCAGCGCCCCCTCCCGGCGGGAGACCTCGGCCAGCTCGCGCTCGACGAGCGTGCGCCGGGCCCGGGCGGCGGTCTCGTCGGCGACGTCCCGGTCGAGGGCGTCGCGCAGCTGCACGAGGTCGTCGGCGAGCAGCCGGAGGCGGGCGTCGCGCAGGTCGGCCTGGACGCCTGCGGCGCGGCGGGCCACCTCCGCCTGCCGGCCGAGCGGCTTGAGCTGACGACGCAGCTCGGCGGTGAGGTCGGCGAGCCGGTCGAGGTTGGCCTGCATCCCGTCGAGCTTGCGGAGCGCCTTCTCCTTGCGCTTGCGGTGCTTGAGGACGCCGGCCGCCTCCTCGATGAACGCGCGGCGGTCCTCGGGACGGCCGGACAGGACGGCGTCGAGCTGGCCCTGACCGACGATGACGTGCATCTCGCGGCCGATGCCGGAGTCGCTGAGCAGTTCCTGGACGTCGAGCAGCCGCACCTTGTCGCCGTTGATCTCGTACTCGCTCTCACCGGAGCGGTACATGCGGCGGGTGATCGACACCTCGGTGTACTCGATCGGCAGGGCGCCGTCGGCGTTGTCGATCGTGAGCGTCACCTCGGCCCGGCCCAGCGCGGGGCGGCCGGCGGTGCCGGCGAAGATGACGTCCTCCATCTTGCCGCCGCGCAGGCTCTTGGCGCCCTGCTCGCCGAGCACCCAGGCGATGGCGTCGACGACGTTGGACTTGCCCGACCCGTTGGGGCCGACGACGGCGGTGATCCCCGGCTCGAGCCGCAGTGTGGTCGCGGACGCGAAGGACTTGAAGCCCTTCAGCGTGAGGCTCGACAGGTGCACGGGAAGAGGACTCTAGCCGCGATCCTCCCCGGTCAGGGGAACGGCGAGGCCGGTGGTGCCGGTGGGACGGGGCCGGTCAGGCCAGCGCGGGCTCGGCGTTGTCGCCGGCCAGGGAGAGCAGCTCGTGGGCGATGGCGTGGTCGCGCTGCGCCCGCATCTCGGCGAGCTCCTCCTCGAGCCGGCGCACCTTGGCCCGGAGAGCGGCGTTCTCCTCCACCATCCGGAGTTCCGCGAGGGTGACGACCGAACCGAACAGGGCCTTGGCCATGGCTGTGACGGCCTTTCACGAGCGAGAGGGGGTGACTGGCGCCCCGGGAACCGGTCGGCGCGGTGCTGGTCCTCCCAGGGTGACAGTCACCGCCTGCCTTGGCAACGGCGCCACAGCGAGGCTCACGTGTCCGGGTGATGTCGCGTTCGTCACTCCGTGGTGAACGTCCGCACCCCGCGCGGCTGCTCGTCGCGGACGTCGACCCGCGTCACGGTGCCGGGTGCGTCCGGGCCGTCCAGTGCGCCCAGGACCCGGGCCACGGCGTCGTCGTCGCCCTCGAGGACGACCTCGACCCGGCCGTCGGGGAGGTTGGTGGCCGAGCCGGACACCCCCGCGCGCTCGGCGCGGCCGCGCACGAACCACCGGTACCCGACGCCCTGGACGTGCCCCGAGACGACGGCGACCGCGCGGCGGCTCATGACCGCCGGGTCCGCGGGCGGGGCTGGCAGGCCGGGCAGCTGTAGCTCGACCGGTTCATGAACGACTCGCGGCGGATCGCCGTCCCGCACCGCGGGCACGGCCGGTCGCCCTGCCCGTAGACGGCCAGGAACCGGGAGAAGTAGCCGCTCTGGCCGTTGACGTCGACGTACAGCGAGTCGAACGAGGTCCCGCCCTGGGCGAGCGCCTCGCCCAGCACGTCGCGGACGCCGTCGAGCAGGTCGGCGACCTGGGCGCGGGTGAGCTTGTCGGTCGGGCGGGCGCCGTGCAGGCGGGCCCGCCACAGCGCCTCGTCGGCGTAGATGTTGCCGACGCCGCCGATGAGGGTCTGGTCGAGCAGCGCCCGCTTGACCTCGGTGCGGCGGCGGCGGAGCGCGGCCGAGAAGGCGTCGACGTCGAAGGAGGGGTCGAGCGGGTCGATCGCGATGTGCGCGAGGCGGGCCGGGATCCTCTCCCCCTCGCTCTCCTCCACGGCCAGGCCCCCGAACGTGCGCTGGTCGACGAAGCGCAGCTCCCGGCCGCCGTCGGTGAAGGTGAACCGGGCCCGCAGGTGGGTCTCGTCCGGCGCCGAGGGCTTCTCGACCAGGAGCTGACCGCTCATGCCGAGGTGGGCGACGAGCGACCGCCCCGACGGGGCGCCGTCGGGCTCGGCGAGGGGCAGCCAGAGGTACTTGCCGCGCCGGTGGGCCGCGGCGAGCGTGCGCCCGGTGAGCACCTGCACGAAGTGGTCGGGGCCCTCGAGGTGCCGGCGGACGGCGCGCGGGTGGTGCACCTCGACGGCGGCCACGGTGCGGCCGGCCACCCACTGCTCCAGGCCCCGGCGCACCACCTCGACCTCGGGCAGCTCCGGCATGGCTCAGTCCTCCGACAACGAGCGATAGGCGGCCTCGGCGGCCTCCTGCTCGGCGGCCTTCTTCGTGCGACCGTGGCCGGTGCCGCGGACCAGGCCGGCCAGCAGCACCGCCGCGGTGAACGTCTTGGCGTGGTCGGGGCCCTCGTCGTCCACCCGGTAGACGGGCGCACCGAGGCCCTGGGCGGCGCCGAGCTCCTGGAGGCTGGTCTTCCAGTCCAGGCCGGCCCCGCGGGTGGCCGCCTCGACCAGCAGCGGGTCGAACAGCCGGTGCACGATCGCCGCGGCGGTGTCCAGCCCGCAGCCGAGGTGGATCGCGCCGATCAGCGCCTCGAGCGCGTCGGCGAGGATCGAGTCCTTCTCCCGGCCGCCGGTGGTCTCCTCGCCGCGCCCGAGCAGCAGGTGCGGGCCGAGGCCGCCGTCGCCGAGCCGGCGGGCGACCTTCGCCAGCGAGGTCATGTTGACCACCGAGGCACGCAGCTTGGCCAGCTGACCCTCGGGGAGGTCGGGCTGGCTGCGGTAGAGCTCGTCGGTGACGACCAGCCCGAGCACCGAGTCGCCCAGGAACTCCAGGCGCTCGTTGGTCGGCAGGCCGCCGTTCTCGTACGCGAACGACCGGTGGGTCAGCGTCAGCCCGAGCAGGTCACCCGGCAGTGCGACGCCCAGGGCGTCGTCCAGCCAGGCGGCGGCCCGCTCGGTGTGCGCCGCTCCCCCGGGGTCGGGGACCGTGCCGGGGGCGCGGCCGCCTCCGGCATCCTCGGCAGGATGCGTGGCGGCGGCCGTCGTCCCCATGGCGGTGGTGGTGCGAGAGGTCAGACGGAGAGGACCTGGCGGCCGTCGTACTGGCCGCAGGTGGGGCAGGCCTGGTGCGGGGGCTTGAGCTCGCCGCAGGCGCGGTTGGGGCACGGCGACAGGGTCGGCGCGGTGGCCTTCCACTGCGACCGGCGCATGCGGGTGTTGGCCCGCGACATCTTCCGCTTCGGAACGGCCACGATCAGTTCTCCTCTGGGGTGGTGGATTCGCCGGGGGTGTCCGGCGAGGAAGCGAAACGGTCCGCGAGGGCGGCCCAGCGCGGGTCGGTGACCTCGTGGGTGTGGTCGGCCGGCAGGTCGTCGACCCGCTGACCGCAGCCGACGCAGAGGCCGCCGCAGTCGTCGGTGCAGACGGGCGCCAGCGGGAGGCTCAGGACGACGGTGTCCCGCGCCAGCGGCTCGAGGTCGAGGAAGTCGCCCTCGACCCGGCGCACCTCGTCCTCCTCGCTCGTCGCCTCCGTGGTGCTGCCCGAGTAGGCGTACAGCTCCTGGACGTCGAGGGAGAGCGTGTCCTCGATCGGCTCGAGGCAGCGGGCGCAGGAGCCGACGACGGGGACGTCGAGCTCGCCGGTGACGAGCACGCCCTCCATGACCGACTCGAGCCGCAGCCGGACGCGGACCTCGGCGGACTCGGGGACCCCGATGAGCTCGACCCGCCAGTCACCCGGCGCGGGCGCGGTCCGCTCGATCTCGTGCAGCGAGCCCGCGCGCCGGCCCAGTTCCCGGAGGTCGACCTTCCAGGGGTTGGCGGCGGGACGCCGGTCCTCGGAGGACGCGGCGCCGGGGCGGTTCGGCTGAGCGCTAGGCATGTCGGTACTCGCGGTCGGTAGCGGGGGGATGGCCGGCCGGGGCGGAGAGCCACCGATGGCCGGACCAGGGATCGAGACTACCCGATCGCCCTGCGGGTCGGTCCGTGCGGAAGGTCTCAGGGCTCGCGCAGGGTGGTGCGGGCCTTGTCGACGGAGCGGAGCATCCGCTCCAGCGTCGCCCCGAACTCGGCGAGCCGGGTGTCGACGTACTCGTCGACCTCGCTCCGCATCCGGGCCGCGTCGGCGTGCGACTGCGCCCCGAGCTCGTCGGCGCGGTCGACCGCCGTGCGGTACACCTCGGTCTCGGTGATCAGCCGCTCGTGCTCGGCGTGGGCCTCGGCGATGAGGGCGGCGCGGTGCCGGCGGCCCTCGGCGACCAGCGCCTCGGCCTCGGCCTCGGCATCGAGGACGATCTGATCGGCGTCGGCCTGCGCCGCGGCGAGCAGGTCGTCGCGCTGACGGCGAGCGGTGCCGAGGATCTCGTCGCGCTGGCGGCGGGCCTGCGCGATCAGCTGCTCGGCCTCCGCCCGGGTGCTGCCGGTCAGCCGCTCCGCCTCGGCCTGCGCCGCGGACAGGATCTCGGTGCGCTGCTCGACGATGGCGCCGGCGGCCTGGACGTCCTCGGGCAGCGACTCCCGCAGGTCGTCGAGCAGGTCCAGCACGTGGTCGCGCGGCACCATGCAGGAACTCGACATGGGCATGCTGCGGGCGTTCTCGATGACCGTCGTCAGCTCGTCGACCGTCTCGTAGAGCCGGTAGACGACCTCGGTCGTGGAGCTGCGCGGCGGGCGGGTCATCGGCCGGCCCGCCGGGCGTGCTCGGCCAGCCGGTCGTGCACCGCCTTGGGCACCAGCCGCGAGACGTCACCGCCGAAGGTGGCGATCTGCTTGACCAGGCTGGAGGACAGGTGGCCCACCTGCGGTGCGGTGGGCACGAAGAGGGTCTCGACGGCGGCCAGCTCACGGTTCATCTGGGCCATCTGCAGCTCGTACTCGAAGTCGCTGACCGCGCGCAGCCCCTTGACGATCACCGGGATGTCGTGGCTGCGGCAGTAGTCGACCAGCAGGCCGGAGAAGCTGTCGACGGTGACGTTGGGCAGCTCGGAGACGGCGTCGCGCAGCAGCTCCATGCGCTCCTCGACCGGGAAGAGCCCGGCCTTGCCCGGGTTGACCAGCACGGCCACGACCAGCTCGTCGTAGAGCCCGGCGGCCCGGTTGATGACGTCGACGTGCCCGTTGGTGACCGGATCGAAGGAACCTGGGCAGACGGCACGCCTCACGGACGCCGACCGTACCGGAGCACGGCCTCGCCGTAGCGGCGATCGCGCAGACCTTCCAGGGGTGTCGGCCATTCCCAGGGCTGTTCGCGGCTGGACCGCTCGACCACGACGACGCCGCCGGGCAGCAGCCACCCGCCGGTGACCAGGGTGCGGAGCACGTCCTGCACCTCGTCCGCGGCGACGTCGTAGGGCGGGTCGGCGAGCACGACGTCGAAGGCAGCCGGCGGCGCGCCGGCGAGGACCGCGGGCACCGAACCGGCGATCACACGGCCCCCGGGCAGCCCGACGGCGGCCAGGTTGGCCCGCAGGACGGGCAGCACGCGGGGGCCGGACTCCACGAAGACGACGGACGCCGCCCCGCGGGAGAGCGCCTCGAGGCCCAGCGCTCCCGAGCCGGCGTACAGGTCGAGCACCGCCGCGCCGTCGAGGTCCACCAGCGAGCCGAGCGAGTTGAACAGCGCCCCGCGGGCCTTGTCACCGGTCGGCCGCACGCCGGCCGGCGGCACCGCGAGCCGCCGCCCGCGGGCGAGCCCCGAGATCACCCGTGTCACGCCTTCTCCAACCACTCGGCGCGCTCGTCGCTGGCGAGGGCCGCGACCTCCGCGGCCAGGCCGGGGTGGTCGGCGAGCCCGCGGTCGGTGGACAGCAGCGCGGTCGCCTCGGCGCGGGCCCCGGCGATCAGCTCCTCGTCCGCCAGCAGCGACAGCAGCTTGATGCCCGAGCGCCGGCCGGACTGCGCGGCGCCGAGGACGTCGCCCTCCCGCCGGGTCTCGAGGTCCAGCCGGGCGAGCTCGAAGCCGTCGGAGGTGGACGCGACGGCGGCCAGCCGCTGCCCGGTGGGCGACGACGACGGCGCCTCGGTGACCAGCAGGCAGAGACCGGCGTGCGCGCCGCGGGCGACCCGGCCGCGCAGCTGGTGCAGCTGGCTGACGCCGAACCGGTCGGCGTCCATGACGACCATGACCGTGGCGTTCGGGACGTCCACCCCGACCTCGACGACCGTGGTGGCGACGAGCACGTCGATCTCCCCCGCGGCGAAGGCGCGCATGACGGCGTCCTTCTCCTCGGGGGTCATCCGGCCGTGCAGGACGTCGAGCCGCAGGCCGGCCAGCGGGCCGCTGCGCAGGATCTCGGCGACGTCGAGGACGGCCAGCGGTGGCCGCCGGTCGCTGCGGCCCTCCTCCTCGGCGGGGGCGCCGTCGGCGTCCTCGGGCTCGTCGTCGGGGCCGGCCTTGTCGTCCGGGCTGTCGCCGATGCGCGGGCACACCACGTAGGCCTGGCGGCCGGCGGCGATCTCCTCCCGGAGCCGCACCCACGCGCGGTCCAGCCAGGCCGGCTTCTCGACGACCGGCACCACCGAGCTCGTGACGCCCCCGCGGCCGCTCGGGAGCTGCCGGAGGGTGGAGATCTCCAGGTCGCCGTAGACGGTCATCGCCACCGTGCGGGGGATCGGCGTGGCCGTCATCACGAGGACGTGCGGCGGCCGGCTGCCCTTGGCGCGCAGCGCGTCGCGCTGCTCCACGCCGAAGCGGTGCTGCTCGTCGACGACGACGAGGCCGAGGTCGGCGAACTCGACGCCCTCCTGCAGCAGGGCGTGGGTGCCGACGACGATGCCCGCCCGCCCCTCCGCGACCTCGGCGCGCGCCTCGCGTCGGGCGGCGGTCCTGAGCGAGCCCGTGAGCAGGGTGACCCGGGTGCCGGCGGGGTCGCCGTCGAGCTCCCCGGCACGGCCGAGCGGGCCGAGCAGCGCGCGGATGCCGCGGGCGTGCTGGGCGGCGAGGACCTCGGTGGGAGCGAGCAGCGCGGCCTGTCCCCCGGCGTCGACGACCTGGGCCATGGCGCGCAGGGCGACGACGGTCTTGCCCGACCCCACCTCGCCCTGGAGCAGCCGGTGCATCGGCTGGTCCCGGTCGAGCTCGGCGGCCAGCTCCTCCCCCACGGCCCGCTGGCCGTCGGTGAGGGCGAAGGGCAGGGCGGCGTCGACGGCGTCGAGCAGGCCGCCGGCCTTCCGGGGGCGGGCGGTGCCCGGCTCCAGCGCGGCGGCCCGCCGGCGGGCGGCGAGGGTGAGCTGGAGGGTGAGCGCCTCGTCCCACTTCAGCCGGTGCTCGGCGCGCTCGACGTCTTCCGTGGTGGTGGGCCGGTGGATGTCGAGGAGGGCCGCGGCGAGCGGGAGCAGGCCGTGCCGCACGCGGATCTCCTCGGGCAGCGGGTCCTCGACGAGGTCGCCGAACCCCCCGCCGCCGCCCACCAGCAGCCGGATCGACTTCTGGATGACCCAGCTGGAGACGTCCTTGCTCGCCGGGTAGATCGGTACGAGCGCGCGCGCCCAGTCGGTGTCGTCGTCCGAGGCGTCGATCAGGTGCATGTCGGGGTGGGCGAACTGCTTCTCCCCCCGGTACTCGCCGACGGTGCCGGCGAACATGCCCCAGGCGTTCACCTTCAGGTGTGCGTGGCGGTGGTTGAAGAAGACCAGCTTCATCCGGCCGCTGCCGTCGCCGACGACGACCTCGGTGAGGCTGCCCCGGCGGTTGCGCATGGGGCGCGTCGTGACGCTCCTGACCTGCGCCAGGACCGTGACGCGGTCACCCACCTGGACGTCGGCGAGGTCGGCCTG is from Blastococcus sp. HT6-4 and encodes:
- a CDS encoding alkaline phosphatase D family protein; protein product: MPHPSSSDPALVLGPLLRHVDPVSATVWVETDRPCEVDVLGRRARTFTVGGHHYALVLVEDLAPGSTTPYEVRLDGTRVWPPRDSEFPPSRIRTPGRPGPFRLAFGSCRYASPQTVEDSEGIPPDALDLYAKRLVAQPEDRWPDALVLLGDQVYADELTEHTRGWLSRRRSGAAEETAPAAQVADFEEYTQLYVESWQDPQVRWLLSTVPSSMIFDDHEMIDDWNSSAAWREKIIRNDWWTGRICGGLVSYWVYQHLGNLSPQELADNKIWRAIQDLSDASPSGPVDAEPLLREMAARADEDPASVRWSYVRHWGDVRLVMIDSRAGRVLEETGRRMLDDAEFEWVEAAMRRAADEEVQHLVLGTSLPWLLPHAVDSLERWNATLNLTHHGRWRGRLAEALRQMADLEHWAAFGHSFDRLGRAITGVARGEHGRAPATTLVISGDVHHAYSAQVVEPGDLQGRVHQLTVSPLHNQAPHPIKVAFRIGWSQRARRLSERLARLVGAAPRSIEWEKQVGPYFGNQIGELVLTGREARFVLSVSERGSQELTEVVDMPLSDA
- a CDS encoding endonuclease/exonuclease/phosphatase family protein, giving the protein MTKPAPGPDQPPIPVRLVTFNTHHGVGDDARHDLPRLATLLASVDADVICLQEVDRYFGERSEDVDQALLLSRALDMQLAWGPAIDEPRPGDEPRRQYGNALLSRLPILISDVHRLPGSGEPRSALRTMIELDGGALWITATHLTTRSAEVRGTQVAALADLHTEPMDTGVLVGDFNTGPDAPELDVLRQRFTDAWRLARARDDQAGWKFWQKDEGLTHPAHSPSKRIDHVWVSAGVAVAGAYVLDAEGASDHLPVVVDLEVRSGV
- the smc gene encoding chromosome segregation protein SMC, which produces MHLSSLTLKGFKSFASATTLRLEPGITAVVGPNGSGKSNVVDAIAWVLGEQGAKSLRGGKMEDVIFAGTAGRPALGRAEVTLTIDNADGALPIEYTEVSITRRMYRSGESEYEINGDKVRLLDVQELLSDSGIGREMHVIVGQGQLDAVLSGRPEDRRAFIEEAAGVLKHRKRKEKALRKLDGMQANLDRLADLTAELRRQLKPLGRQAEVARRAAGVQADLRDARLRLLADDLVQLRDALDRDVADETAARARRTLVERELAEVSRREGALESTLAETAPQLQVASDTWYRLSALGERFRSVAQLAAERHRHLSAAAPAAAAGRDPDQLEAEADRVAATEAELAAGLAAERERLGRVVAGRAELERSLADAETAWVAAARALADRRESLARLSGEVAAARSRVGAGQAEIDRLTLAAAEAADRAEVAAERLADRRGRVTEQEDTDVALVAAHEDAVALHAAAARRVTELAEAERAAERDRASWQARRDALAMGLAPADGAAAVLGADLAGVLGPLTEQLTVAPGDEVAVAAALGGMADAVVVSGVAEAAAALTHLTSTGGGRAGLLVTGGLPPVPRDGWPELPEGIRWALDAVRAPEPLRPALARALERVALVPDLAAAVTLVRTHPRVRAVTATGDLLGADWALGGQTDAPSNLEVRARVDEAEAELATASAAAARLADELAEARRTAQARSADVEAALAARQAADRTRSAEATALAELGAAARSASAEADRHAAARVRAEESLERAGAALATLEARLAGAQAAPVADEPPTEDRDRLRAEVATARRAETEARLAVRTAEERARALQGRAESLRRQARQERAARERAAAARVARERGAAVAAAVRRDAESALTALGASLARAAAERDALASSRSTYEAELLEVRGRVRAATAELDRLTDEVHRDEVARTEQRYRIESLENRAAEEYGVDLPTLLAEYGPATPVPPSPQLVAEAEAAGQPAPDARPYDRAVQERRVARAERDLATLGKVNPLALEEFAALEERHTFLATQLEDLKSTRKDLLTVVREVDNRIHDVFAAAFADVAREFEQVFATLFPGGSGRLVLTEPDSMLTTGIEVEARPPGKKVKRLSLLSGGERSLTAVALLVAIFRARPSPFYVLDEVEAALDDVNLGRLLVLVEQLRSTSQLIIITHQKRTMEIADALYGVSMRGDGITGVISQRLREAEPA
- a CDS encoding acylphosphatase, with protein sequence MSRRAVAVVSGHVQGVGYRWFVRGRAERAGVSGSATNLPDGRVEVVLEGDDDAVARVLGALDGPDAPGTVTRVDVRDEQPRGVRTFTTE